A genomic stretch from Pochonia chlamydosporia 170 chromosome 4, whole genome shotgun sequence includes:
- a CDS encoding leucine Rich Repeat domain-containing protein (similar to Metarhizium acridum CQMa 102 XP_007813218.1) — translation MAEEPSLPRLPAVSWDENSQSFSNNPRKRVRHPRSGGLCNSSDPAVFSSDDDPGLDNYVEGRKKKRYVGSWFQQQPTSSDSTFSEHMILPKPKRKLARQFDSGVYLGSDGTEGDDLAAEVLEMPLRSKLPQLEERPQALAPVISKAELLAREKIQSCLEQGDETIDLWSMGLEEISSETFSPLQTFSCIPVVAKDVAFEQKDPELKIYMAMNRLRLIPGSLFDLQHLTILSLRGNKLTEISPAIARLSNLKQLNLSQNRLRSLPAELLDLFSKNLGDLVLHPNPFFEPNRQLDAGEEELEGTDQRLLTRHLGRSPLQMTDSMGQILSEFKFPPYDETNKVAVFEGDEQNDSDRLLERPSRVPSLVEIALRSCYSASQLSELQYYMPDGLPQLRELLERVTKQKEMGGITCSHCRKTIVVPAMEWVEWREISTVEVQAGAVSIRPLSMVDDEKAVPFLHRACSWKCGPVAK, via the coding sequence ATGGCTGAAGAGCCCTCTCTCCCCCGGCTGCCAGCAGTCTCCTGGGACGAGAATTCCCAAAGTTTCAGCAATAATCCCCGGAAACGTGTTCGCCATCCACGCTCGGGGGGACTTTGCAACTCTAGCGATCCAGCTGTTTTCTCCAGCGATGATGACCCTGGTCTGGATAACTATGTGGAGGGTAGAAAGAAAAAGCGATACGTGGGATCATGgtttcaacaacaacccaCGTCTTCTGACTCGACTTTCAGCGAGCACATGATTCTACCAAAGCCAAAACGCAAGTTAGCCCGCCAATTTGACAGTGGTGTCTACCTGGGAAGTGATGGCACTGAGGGAGATGATTTGGCCGCGGAGGTGTTGGAGATGCCTCTCCGATCTAAGCTGCCACAGTTAGAAGAGCGGCCGCAAGCCCTTGCTCCTGTTATATCCAAGGCGGAGCTATTGGCCAGAGAGAAGATTCAGAGTTGTCTGGAGCAAGGGGACGAGACTATTGATCTCTGGTCCATGGGCTTAGAGGAGATCTCGAGCGAAACTTTTAGCCCTCTGCAGACATTTTCTTGCATTCCGGTGGTGGCTAAAGACGTTGCCTTTGAACAGAAGGACCCAGAGCTGAAGATTTACATGGCGATGAATCGGTTGCGGCTCATTCCGGGATCCTTGTTTGATCTCCAGCATTTGACGATTCTGAGCTTGCGAGGCAATAAGTTGACAGAGATTTCACCAGCAATAGCACGGCTGTCGAATCTAAAACAGCTGAACCTGTCTCAGAACCGCCTTCGGTCTCTTCCCGCAGAGCTCCTGGACCTTTTCAGCAAAAACCTGGGTGACTTGGTCTTGCATCCAAATCCGTTCTTTGAACCTAACAGACAATTAGACGCTGGCGAAGAGGAACTTGAGGGAACAGACCAACGGCTTCTAACGCGTCATCTGGGTCGATCACCTCTTCAAATGACGGACTCAATGGGACAGATCCTATCAGAGTTCAAGTTTCCACCATACGACGAGACGAACAAGGTGGCCGTATTTGAAGGCGACGAGCAAAATGATAGCGATAGACTGCTGGAAAGACCAAGTCGTGTCCCTTCGTTGGTGGAGATTGCGCTACGTAGCTGCTATTCTGCCTCACAGCTCTCTGAGCTACAGTACTATATGCCCGATGGCCTGCCACAACTACGTGAGCTTCTGGAGAGAGTGACGAAGCAAAAGGAAATGGGTGGCATTACTTGTTCCCACTGTCGAAAAACGATAGTTGTTCCAGCCATGGAGTGGGTAGAGTGGCGTGAGATTAGCACAGTCGAGGTTCAAGCGGGTGCTGTATCTATACGACCGCTGAGTatggtggatgatgagaaggcgGTGCCATTTTTGCACCGAGCATGCTCGTGGAAGTGCGGGCCTGTAGCTAAGTGA
- a CDS encoding phospholipid-binding protein (similar to Metarhizium acridum CQMa 102 XP_007813217.1), translating into MPSPTTSRPSSPTPSQLPPVPSSPVYSIASTANPLSNFNLPLPPAPRPVHAVLTKPDLESSQQAYSDLLASAKSYRLALATLSTAASSFGSALESCARLKEARAEPIGPQAGGASMTASFTTKGACTADTLMSASGVHHLVANHHQILSETVYRSFEVPLLHDLDKWQTVIDDEEETYLQKIKAQSKEVKRLEKEGLKLHKQRRRDVARFRAHLVELTRKLDGLTTLHADHSRTLLRESQETSGRIVDASCSLVRAEVDIFESLARKGWTGGGLDDLLEKGTDLFATEDAGGHATSSGGGADAAKLFSILPPKSILADSASEVARPGHARGDSLLMDSDRYQSLAALATEPKQNGAGAGAADTDSVFSADFNKPRGARPFSPQPIRRIPADVTFESLGAMGESSKGGEEDQQEEEGEDEDGEEERGRRRSTSDLRDREREGESSADAWGNS; encoded by the coding sequence ATGCCGTCACCCACCACCTCGCGTCCCTCgtccccaacgccatcacaACTTCCGCCCGTCCCCAGTTCGCCCGTCTACTCCATCGCATCCACGGCCAACCCtctctccaacttcaacctcccCCTCCCGCCAGCACCGCGGCCCGTCCACGCCGTCCTCACAAAGCCCGACCTCGAATCCTCCCAACAAGCATACTCCGACCTCCTGGCCTCAGCTAAATCCTACCGCCTCGCCCTCGCGACCCTCTCCACCGCAGCATCCTCGTTCGGATCCGCCCTCGAATCATGCGCCCGCCTGAAAGAAGCCCGTGCCGAACCCATCGGTCCGCAAGCCGGCGGCGCAAGCATGACcgccagcttcaccaccaagggCGCTTGTACCGCCGACACCCTCATGTCTGCCTCTGGCGTACACCACCTCGTTGCGAACCATCACCAGATCCTGTCCGAGACGGTGTACCGCTCGTTCGAAGTGCCCCTGCTGCATGACCTGGATAAATGGCAGACAGTAAtagacgacgaggaggaaaCATACCTACAGAAAATCAAGGCGCAGAGCAAAGAAGTCAAACGCCTGGAAAAAGAAGGCCTCAAACTACATAAACAACGACGCAGGGACGTGGCTCGTTTCAGAGCCCACCTCGTCGAATTAACAAGAAAGCTAGACGGCTTAACGACCCTCCACGCCGACCACTCAAGAACACTACTTCGTGAAAGTCAAGAAACGAGCGGGCGCATCGTCGACGCAAGCTGCAGCCTCGTTCGCGCAGAGGTCGACATATTTGAGAGTCTGGCGCGCAAGGGCTGGACAGGCGGGGGACTAGACGACCTACTGGAGAAGGGAACCGATTTATTTGCTACGGAAGACGCAGGCGGACATGCTACATCTTCTGGAGGCGGCGCAGACGCAGCAAAGCTGTTTTCAATATTACCACCGAAGAGTATCCTTGCCGACTCGGCATCGGAGGTAGCCAGACCGGGACACGCTAGAGGCGACAGTCTGCTCATGGACTCTGATCGGTACCAGTCCCTCGCGGCGTTGGCAACGGAACCGAAGCAGAATGGCGCGGGGGCAGGGGCCGCAGACACAGATAGTGTGTTTTCAGCTGATTTTAACAAGCCGCGCGGTGCGAGGCCGTTTTCACCACAACCTATACGCAGGATCCCCGCAGACGTGACGTTTGAGTCTCTTGGTGCGATGGGCGAGTCGTCCAagggtggtgaggaggaccagcaagaggaggagggggaggatgaggatggcgaagaggagAGAGGACGGAGGAGGTCGACTTCGGATTTGAGAGATAGGGAGAGGGAGGGTGAGAGTTCGGCGGATGCGTGGGGGAATTCATGA
- a CDS encoding Phosducin family protein (similar to Metarhizium acridum CQMa 102 XP_007813219.1), which produces MAAPGDQRIAVPIDDPNADTEWNDILRKHGVIPEKPPSPTPMIEEAILEGRRLAHENRLEGKDLDELDELEDFEDDEFLDQYRQKRMAELNSLQKKSIHGGVYPISKPDYQREVTEASQNGPVFVNLTAGTGTNVESRVLSELWRQAAREYGDIKFCEIRANQAIENYPDRNCPTILVYNKGDIVKQVVTLMTLAGVRTNMRNIDDILVEVGAVPESDMRIIKRRQAAEDAEEERLAGKSIKTGTAGRSRNDDDDDDWD; this is translated from the exons ATGGCGGCTCCCGGCGACCAAAGAATCGCTGTGCCTATAGATGATCCAAACGCAGACACAGAATG GAATGATATCCTGCGAAAACATGGAGTTATTCCCGAAAAACCACCGAGTCCTACTCCCATGATCGAAGAAGCTATCCTCGAAGGCCGAAGATTAGCACACGAGAATCGTCTTGAGGGTAAAGATCTTGACGAGCTCGATGAGCTGGAGGattttgaagacgacgagttTTTAGACCAATATCGCCAGAAAAGAATGGCAGAGCTTAACAGCCTGCAAAAGAAATCTATTCATGGAGGCGTGTACCCGATATCGAAACCTGACTACCAGCGCGAGGTTACTGAGGCGTCCCAAAACGGACCAGTGTTTGTCAACTTGACTGCCGGGACAGGGACGAATGTTGAATCACGAGTCTTGTCAGAGCTATGGAGACAAGCTGCCAGAGAATATGGAGACATTAAGTTTTGCGAAATCCGTGCAAATCAGGCAATTGAGAATTACCCGGACAGAAATTGCCCAACGATTCTCGTTTATAACAAGGGAGACATTGTCAAACAGGTGGTTACGCTCATGACTCTGGCAGGCGTCAGAACGAATATGCGTAATATTGATGATATTCTTGTCGAAGTTGGCGCAGTTCCCGAGTCGGACATGCGCATTATAAAGAGACGGCAAGCTGCCGAGGACGCAGAGGAAGAGCGCCTTGCTGGAAAGAGCATAAAGACGGGGACGGCAGGACGATCAAgaaatgacgacgacgatgacgattGGGATTAA